The proteins below come from a single Zea mays cultivar B73 chromosome 8, Zm-B73-REFERENCE-NAM-5.0, whole genome shotgun sequence genomic window:
- the LOC103643021 gene encoding uncharacterized protein — MDGVGAPLSPDVRTPAALAGRHTSTVDDTNALLGHEQEWALASIGQDDPDAFASSANLHSTHWIDWDSIEVEDRWNEEGRQDVASEQAIYMQLGLHNDDERELKQSEDAGNTCCVGNNRKEFDDEASAAMPCSDFVLDETRVVYDMNNPVMEPGSLYASMEQFRLAIRQYAINKEFELGIEATSKIRFRGYCKGPDCPWRIHARSEMKGSSTIQVIVLNDEHTCASSGRHKTTTPTGAWVAARALPLLMKKPHMGAKELQSTLQDTFGCTITYDTVWHGKKKALKQLFGSWEESFQLLWSWRAAVMQKSPDSIIELDVKMDEARPFFSKFFCALGPCISGFKEGCRPYLSVGSTALNGRWNGHLCCAIGVDGHDWMYPVAYGFFEAETTENWTWFFQQLYKVVGDLPLLALCSDACKGLKNVMNNVFPQAEKRECFRNLMQNYVKQFAGSEHMYPAARAYRREVFDHYFSSVQEIPKVSRWLVEHHDSLWYRSGFNTAIKCDYVTNNIAEVFNNWIKDWKDLPVCELADKIREEIMELFHRRRRIGQRLQGRILPSVVHILHARTIGLGHLTVKKVDNYVAEVRDNNHVHSKHIVNVGLRQCSCNEWQHTGKPCHHALCLTTTQQFKDVRIEDFVDDYYSVEKFVKVYSRVVEPIGDKSFWPRVPFAKEVGAPIGMRGDGRQRKNKIKGCVEGGSGKKANENENVTSKKMIRGRFKCPNCGEFGHRKASYKCPFNGTKKRKRRPRKNVTKGWFPKDFEASSQLVLQENEVHPLAT; from the exons ATGGATGGGGTGGGTGCACCCTTGTCGCCAGATGTCAGGACTCCTGCGGCCTTGGCTGGCCGGCACACGTCCACCGTTGATGATACAAATGCGTTGCTTGGCCATGAACAAGAATGGGCATTGGCATCCATCGGCCAGGATGATCCCGACGCATTCGCTAGCTCG GCAAATTTGCATTCAACTCATTGGATCGATTGGGATTCAATAGAAGTAGAAGATAGGTGGAATGAGGAAGGTAGACAGGATGTTGCTAGTGAGCAAGCGATTTATATGCAGCTCGGATTGCATAATGATGATGAGAGGGAATTAAAGCAAAGTGAAGATGCTGGCAATACTTGTTGTGTTGGAAATAATAGGAAAGAATTTGACGATGAAGCTTCAGCGGCCATGCCTTGTTCTGATTTTGTACTAGATGAGACAAGGGTAGTATATGATATGAACAATCCGGTAATGGAGCCTGGTAGCTTGTATGCCTCAATGGAGCAATTTAGACTTGCAATCAGACAGTACGCCATAAATAAAGAATTTGAGCTGGGCATTGAGGCTACCAGTAAGATTAGATTCAGAGGGTATTGTAAAGGTCCTGATTGTCCTTGGAGAATACATGCAAGATCGGAGATGAAAGGCTCATCCACTATTCAA GTTATTGTGTTAAACGATGAGCACACTTGTGCTTCGAGTGGGAGACACAAGACGACGACACCGACTGGTGCTTGGGTCGCGGCAAGGGCTCTTCCACTACTCATGAAGAAACCTCATATGGGTGCTAAGGAATTACAAAGTACATTGCAAGATACATTTGGATGCACTATTACATATGACACTGTATGGCATGGGAAAAAGAAAGCTCTAAAGCAGCTGTTTGGCAGTTGGGAAGAGAGTTTTCAACTTCTATGGTCATGGAGAGCAGCAGTTATGCAGAAGTCACCAGACAGTATTATTGAGTTGGATGTCAAAATGGATGAGGCCCGACCTTTTTTCAGCAAGTTTTTTTGTGCACTTGGTCCTTGCATTAGTGGTTTCAAAGAGGGTTGCAGACCTTATCTTAGTGTTGGCTCAACTGCTCTTAATGGAAGATGGAATGGTCACCTCTGTTGTGCCATAGGTGTTGACGGACATGATTGGATGTACCCTGTTGCTTATGGATTCTTTGAGGCAGAAACAACAGAAAACTGGACATGGTTCTTTCAGCAATTGTATAAGGTTGTGGGAGATCTccctctacttgctttatgttcagATGCTTGTAAAGGGCTAAAAAATGTTATGAACAATGTATTCCCACAAGCTGAAAAGAGGGAATGTTTCAGAAATCTCATGCAGAACTATGTCAAGCAATTTGCTGGGTCCGAGCACATGTATCCTGCAGCCAGAGCCTATAGGAGAGAGGTGTTCGACCATTACTTTTCTAGTGTCCAAGAAATTCCCAAAGTATCCCGTTGGTTAGTTGAGCATCATGACAGTTTGTGGTACCGTAGTGGTTTTAATACAGCCATCAAGTGTGACTATGTtaccaacaacatagcagaggTGTTCAACAATTGGATTAAAGATTGGAAAGATCTACCAGTTTGTGAGTTGGCAGACAAGATCAGGGAGGAAATCATGGAGTTGTTTCACAGAAGGAGGAGGATAGGACAGAGACTGCAAGGTCGGATACTGCCATCTGTGGTTCATATCCTTCATGCCAGGACTATAGGTTTAGGACACTTGACAGTGAAGAAAGTCGACAATTATGTTGCAGAGGTGAGGGATAATAATCATGTGCATTCTAAGCACATAGTGAATGTTGGGTTGAGACAATGTTCATGCAACGAATGGCAGCATACAGGGAAACCATGTCATCACGCACTTTGTTTAACAACAACACAACAATTTAAAGATGTTCGAATAGAGGATTTTGTGGATGACTACTACTCAGTGGAGAAGTTCGTGAAGGTGTACTCAAGGGTAGTAGAGCCAATTGGTGACAAATCTTTTTGGCCAAGAGTGCCATTTGCAAAGGAGGTGGGTGCACCAATTGGAATGCGGGGCGATGGTCGTCAAAGAAAAAACAAGATTAAAGGGTGCGTAGAAGGAGGAAGTGGTAAGAAAGCCAATGAAAATGAAAATGTCACAAGTAAGAAAATGATTCGTGGGAGGTTTAAGTGTCCAAACTGTGGTGAATTTGGCCACAGGAAAGCAAGCTATAAATGTCCTTTCAATGGAACAAAGAAAAG AAAAAGGAGACCAAGGAAAAATGTGACTAAAGGTTGGTTTCCAAAAGATTTCGAAGCTTCGTCGCAGCTCGTCCTGCAAGAGAACGAAGTGCATCCACTAGCTACTTAA
- the LOC103636555 gene encoding trans-cinnamate 4-monooxygenase, which produces MVLLFVEKLLVGLLASVMVAIAVSKIRGRKLRLPPGPVPVPVFGNWLQVGDDLNHRNLAALSRKFGDVFLLRMGQRNLVVVSSPPLAREVLHTQGVEFGSRTRNVVFDIFTDKGQDMVFTVYGDHWRKMRRIMTVPFFTNKVVQQYRHGWEAEAAAVVDDVRLDPKAATDGIVLRRRLQLMMYNNIYRIMFDRRFESMDDPLFLRLRALNGERSRLAQSFEYNYGDFIPILRPFLRGYLRVCKEVKETRLKLFKDFFLEERKKLASTKATDSNGLKCAIDHILEAQQKGEINEDNVLFIVENINVAAIETTLWSIEWAVAELVNHPEIQQKLRQELDTVLGPGHQITEPDTHNLPYLQAVIKETLRLRMAIPLLVPHMNLHDAKLGGYDIPAESKILVNAWYLANNPDSWRRPEEFRPERFLEEEKHVEANGNDFRYLPFGVGRRSCPGIILALPILGITIGRLVQNFELLPPPGQDKVDTTEKGGQFSLHILKHSTIVCKPRTL; this is translated from the exons ATGGTCCTTCTCTTCGTGGAGAAGCTCCTGGTCGGCCTCTTGGCGTCCGTCATGGTCGCCATCGCGGTGTCCAAGATCCGTGGCCGCAAGCTCCGGCTGCCTCCCGGCCCCGTCCCCGTGCCCGTCTTCGGGAACTGGCTGCAGGTCGGCGACGACCTCAACCACCGCAACCTCGCCGCGCTGTCCCGCAAGTTCGGCGACGTCTTCCTCCTCCGCATGGGGCAGCGCAACCTGGTGGTGGTCTCGTCGCCGCCGCTGGCGCGGGAGGTGCTGCACACGCAGGGCGTGGAGTTCGGCTCCCGCACCCGCAACGTGGTCTTCGACATCTTCACGGACAAGGGGCAGGACATGGTGTTCACCGTGTACGGCGACCACTGGCGCAAGATGCGCCGCATCATGACCGTGCCCTTCTTCACCAACAAGGTCGTGCAGCAGTACCGCCACGGCTGGGAGGCCGAGGCCGCCGCCGTCGTCGACGACGTGCGCCTCGACCCCAAGGCGGCCACCGACGGAATCGTGCTCCGCCGACGCCTGCAGCTCATGATGTACAACAACATATACCGGATCATGTTCGACCGGCGCTTCGAGAGCATGGACGACCCGCTCTTCCTCCGCCTCAGGGCGCTCAACGGCGAGCGCAGCCGCCTCGCGCAGAGCTTCGAGTACAACTACGGCGACTTCATCCCCATCCTCCGTCCGTTCCTCCGCGGCTACCTCAGGGTCTGCAAGGAGGTCAAGGAGACCCGCCTCAAGCTCTTCAAGGATTTCTTCCTCGAGGAGAGGAA GAAGCTGGCGAGCACCAAGGCCACGGACAGCAACGGGCTCAAGTGCGCCATTGATCACATACTGGAGGCACAGCAAAAAGGTGAGATCAACGAGGACAACGTGCTCTTCATCGTCGAGAACATTAACGTTGCAG CGATCGAGACCACGCTGTGGTCGATCGAGTGGGCGGTCGCCGAGCTGGTGAACCACCCGGAGATCCAGCAGAAGCTGCGGCAGGAGCTGGACACGGTGCTCGGGCCGGGCCACCAGATCACGGAGCCGGACACGCACAACCTCCCCTACCTGCAGGCGGTGATCAAGGAGACGCTGCGGCTGCGGATGGCCATCCCGCTGCTGGTGCCGCACATGAACCTCCACGACGCCAAGCTCGGCGGCTACGACATCCCCGCCGAGAGCAAGATCCTCGTCAACGCCTGGTACCTCGCCAACAACCCCGACAGCTGGAGGCGGCCCGAGGAGTTCCGGCCCGAGCGATTCCTCGAGGAGGAGAAGCACGTCGAGGCCAACGGCAACGACTTCAGGTACCTGCCCTTCGGCGTCGGCCGCAGGAGCTGCCCCGGGATCATCCTCGCCCTGCCCATCCTCGGCATCACCATCGGCCGCCTCGTCCAGAACTTCGAGCTGCTCCCACCGCCCGGGCAGGACAAGGTCGACACCACCGAGAAGGGAGGCCAGTTCAGTCTCCACATCTTGAAGCATTCCACCATCGTGTGCAAGCCAAGAACGCTCTAA